The DNA region AAACAAGCAGGAGTTTGTAGATCATGTGACGCATCTAACATTTAGTGGAGGTTTTACTATGTAGCTGCCAGAGAATTAAGACGGAAGAGTCTAGAATGTCACTCGCATGGCTTTAAGATAGAAGGACatggttattttttttaaaaaaaggcagAGAGAGTGGTGGCAGGGAGGGGGTGTGGTCTACAGAGTGCTGACATGTGATTCGTGCTTCGGCTCATGACTCATTTGTCTCCGTGGTAGCCTGGCTGTCGTGGTGGAGGATGCCTCCTCATCCTGTTGTGTCACGGTGAAAGTCTCGCCCCAAATGACCATCGCATCCCTGAAACAGCAGGTCAGGGCAGAGGGCCATCGTGCTGCTCGCTTCATACCTCGCCGCTGCTGGGTGGAGCACGGGATTGGCTGCCTGAATGATGTGTCCGTGGCGTGCCTGACGCCTGCTCCTTCTGCCCCGACCCCTGCGCCGATGCCCCTGTGCCCCCCCTCAGACCTATGTCTCGTTCCTCCAGGTCTTCCTCGACTATGGCTTCCACCCACGGGTGCAGCGCTGGGTGATGGGCCAGTGCCTGTGCACGGACCCACGTTCGCTTGCCTCCTATGGCGTACGTCGTGACGGCGACACCGCCTTCCTGTACCTCCTGTCGGCACGCCAGGCCCGCCTGACCCGCCAGCTATGCCAGCAGGACCAGGAAAGTGCCCTGCTGGCATCAGCACCCCCTGGGAACGGGCCCGTCTCACAAGACTGGAGGCCTTACAGCACACTGCCCTCCAGGCTGTCCCACGGGAGCACCGGTGAGACCTTGGCACTAGTCAGATAGCCATCAGCCTTAGAGACGTTCAGCAAGAGTAATGTTGCTGTAGGAAACAGAAGCTACTTTTGTCCCAGTTGGTGTGTCGAGTATGCCATCACTTACCATGTTGTGAGCTGCCGATGGCTGATTTCTGATTGGTTGTCTAGGCAGCACTGCGAGTGGGGTAGAGAAACTCGGTATTGGTGAAATCCGAGAACTCATCAACCTAGAGATGCCTCAGCTGAATGAAGCATTGGGCTCTGGTGTACAGGTAATCAGATACAGCCTGTAATGTACAGGTATTAACTGCCATTTATATAACGTTGTATACGGTATAATATTCGTGTACTGCCTGCTGGCTTTATATAATCAGAAACACTCACATACAGGTATTACCTGCTGTCTGCATACAGTCAAACATGGTAACATATAAGTACTATCTGCTGTCTGTATACAATCAGAAACACTAACATACATGTATTACTCGCTGTCTCTAACACTGTGTCTCTAACACTGTGACTTACAGGTAGTACCTGCTGTCTATATACAGATAGAAGCAGTGTAACAAACATACAGGTATTACCTGCTGTCTGTATACAGTCAGGTACACAGTAGGGGGGTAGGGCAGGGGGTacctgagcacctgccccttttGCCTGAACTATTTGAAGGACCTCCCTTTAAAGGCCCTGGATGTTTCTTTAATGGATGTGTCAAAGGCTTTGAGTATATAGCCCTCAAAAAGTCTCAGCATGACAGTGGTCAAAAACACTGTGACATACAGGTATTACCCACAGTCTATATGGAATCAGGAACACTAACATACAGGTATTACCTGCTGTCTACATGGAATCAGGAACACTGTAACATACAGGTATTACCCGCTGTCTATATGGAGTCATAAACACTGAAACATACAAAAATTACCTGTTGTCCGTATACAGTCAGGTACCTACAGTCTATATATAGAAGGGCTGTCACTTTTTAACTGATATTTGAACATTGGTTTGAACGCgatgtaaaaaaaatcacatttgaaCTATAATTAACTCATTCAAATTTTAAAGTTTCTCTGAGCCTATGAGCTCATTAAATCACCGTAATACAAATGTGACATATGGGCTGTTAATAATAACTGAAAAGAACTCTGTGATTCTGTGTTGCTTTTTTTCCACAGGTATTGGAATATATTCaaacaaattgagtgacatTTGAAATTCGTTCAAACCTGATTTTTGGAAAAAGTGACAGCCCTATTATATAGTCAAGCACATGATAACATACAGGTATTATATACTCTGTGTACAGAGAGATACACAATAACATACAGGTATTATACACTCTCTGTGTACAGAAAGATATATGATAAAATTGATAAAATTATACACTCTCTGTGTACAGAGAGATACACGATAACATACAGGTATTATACACTCTCTGTGTACAGAGAGATATatgataaaatacaggtattatACACTCTCTGTGTACAGAGAGATACACGATAACATACAGGTATTATACACTCTCTGTGTACAGAGAGATACATGATAACATACAGGTATTACACACTCTCTGTGTAAGAGAGATACATAATAACATACAGGTATTACACACTCTCTGTGTACAGAGAGATACATGATAACATACAGGTATTACACGCTCTCTGTGTAAGAGAGATACATGATAACATACAGGTATTACACACACTCTGTGTAAGAGAGATACATAATAACATACAGGTATTACACACTCTCTGTGTACAGAGAGATACATGATAACATACAGGTATTACACGCTCTCTGTGTAAGAGAGATACATGATAACATACAGGTATTACACACACTCTGTGTACAGAGAGATGAGATACATGATAACCTACAGGTACTACCTATTGTCTGTATACACTATACATACATTGTAACATACAGGTATTATTCTCCGTATAGAGTCCACCATGCTGTGTTTGCCCACTGTTGGCCCTAAACTTACTTCTAACACCTAAACCTGCTTCTACCACAACAGCAAGGTTGGCCCTGCCCCTCTTGTACCTTCATCAACAAGCCCACACGACCTGGTTGTGAGATCTGCAGCGCGGACCGGCCTGATGGATACACAGTGCCCGGGGGGTACCAACCAGACCCACTAGAGCTGCGACGTatggagaaggagaaggaggCTGTCCGGCAGTATCAACAGGTAGGCCTGGGGTGCCTGCCCACTGTTATCAGGATGAATGCTGATACACCAGATCACATTGTCCGTGCCGGAAAATAAAGAGATAAATCTCAATCCGAGGGAGATGATTGAAGGTGAAGAGAAACCCCAAGTGCTCTCTTGCCACAAATAAGAGCgtccaataaataaatataaatgtagaaCATATATTTATGGCAAGTAGGTCAGTCTTAAAGCCACAGAACTGTGTTTGTTCGGTCCAGGCATCCAGGTCTTTGTGAGTCCTAATTAAATAGAGTTCTTTGTCATTTGGAGAGCCAGCTATCACTGTGGTcacaactggggggggggggagcaattcTGTGGGTCTTGGAGGGGGGGTCAGTCAGGAGCGGGGGTGGCGAGGGGGCTCCCTCACGCTGACCCTCTTCTCTTCTGTCTCTGTGTTTTAAAGGAGAAAGGGAGAAGAGACGACCTGAGGGTTGACCCACTGAGCAACTCACTACTGTATAACCTGAACCCCCCCTCGACCAGGACTActgatgtcacacacacaccctaagCTCCTCAGATACGGCCTCGCATGGGGGAAGTGatgaggggggggcacagcctCTTACATACTGGTGCGGTCCGGCGGGTTCGCACACACACGTGTACAGATGATGCAGGCGCGTTGTCCTGCCCTAGTGAACAGAATCCCGCAGAataaaacatggactgactttAGACAGCCCCAACATGAGTACTTTCCCACTAGAACATTACTGACAGTGACCACATAACACATAGATGCTAAAGCACTCTACCGTATGTGTGAGAGAAGCTGCTAATGGTGTCTGTATGAAAGTGcttattattgtattatagtttttttttttttactacaacGCAAGAAGCCGTTAGTCTTCATTGAATAGCTCTTAAAAGTGTGAGATGGAGATTACAGTGCCAATGCAAGTCATACTGTTTAAGATCATAAACTCTGTCAGTCTGATAAATGGGAATCATCTCATAGAATTCAAAGAATTGCCtgaattgtttttgtttttcttctgcCGGGTGAATAATCTGAAATgtgcaggaaaaaaatcaaaccacCATGTATAATGAGCCTCGAACAAATCTGTATTTActgtaaaaatgaaataaatgcttTGAGTTCTTTTAATGCCTTGTGCTTCCTCGTCTTTTACAGTCTGCTTTGTCTGTTTTAATGTGATACATCTACATCTAAAGGTCTGTGAAGATATTCTGTAGATGTAGTCAGTTGCTGTTGTGGACAGAATCGAAAACAATTGTGTCCTGTAAAGTGGACTGTTCCAGATGCTACTGCTCAGGAAATGTGAAGATATTGCTCACCTTTATTGGGCAATAAAGACCATGTAGGTATAGATGCCATTTTGAGTCTGGGGAAGTGAATGGGGGAAGGTGGGACTCCTTATGGTGCTCCAGCTACTTTCTGCCGCATGATCTATCAAGTGCTCTGCGAGTTACTGGTTCTCAGATTTGACGGACATGTTGCTTTTCCAATCAGACCTTACACCCACCTTCTTCAACAATACCAATTGGTTAGCTGAACGAATGGCAGGTTGATCATataatatgtttgttttttgatcatatgtttgttttttgcccccccccccccccccccccccccccccgaccaggCTAGGGAAGCCGAGAGAAGGGAGAACTTTGCCCGGCTGGTGATGATGGATGGGCAGGACCTGGTGCCAAACCCGGACAGCGTGGAGTGCCGCATCTGTTACCTGGAGCTCCAGCCGGGGGAAGGGGTGCTGCTCAGAGAGTGTCTGCATTGCTTCTGCAAGTAAGAGGCCTGATCTGGGCACAGCGGTGAATGACACACTGTCTTCCAATATCAGGCTAGCATTGTATAAGACATTTAAATGGTATGGTTCTCCAATGGCACTTGTAATGTAGCTTATTTTAAAAGCTTAGCCACTATAGTTACTATAGTACTGCTACCTTCAAATTATAGGTTCTTGCTCTTACCAGTGATGCTCCCTGCTGGCATAGGGGGAAAAATTAACTCGGTCAGTATTCCAAATCGGCAGACAATGTAAACAACACGTGCAGTGTTGCATGTTTTTGTGCATTGAAACGTGGCCCGGGGCCCTGACTGCTTCCGTGGTGCCTGCAGAGATTGCCTGCGCTCCGTGATTCTGATGTGCGAGGACCCCGAGGTGGCCTGCCCATATCGAGATGATGCGTACGCCTGCGACAGTGTACTGCAGGAGAGAGAGATCCGGGCAGTAAGGATCCCCCACCGCCACCACACAGCGCCCCCTTGTGCTCAGAATCACCACTCGCAGCCTCGGTGCTTTAGCATTAATCTTACGGTTCCATTTTGAGTACTCCGAGTCCTCCACAAACTATGATCAGCTGGAATTTCAGAACTTTTCTTACGTTATATTTTGTGCTCTCCTCGCGTCCGCTTACCACCCCAATGCCTCTTCTTCTGGCATCACTTCATCCTCGCTGTGCCAGCTAGTGACGGGGGAGGAGTACGAGCGCTGGCTCCAGCGGGGACTGTCCGTGGCCGAGTCGCGCTGCAAGAGCAGCTACCACTGCGCCAGTCCCGACTGCAGCGGCTGGTGCGAGTACGAGGACACGGTCAACAGCTTCCACTGCCCTGTCTGCAAGAGGCAGAACTGTCTGCTCTGCAAGGTAGGCTAACACGCACAGACAAAAACATCGCATGACCACACACGGACTGACAGCCGCGTGAAGCAAAGGCGTCACGTACGGCAACACATTTATGAAACCTCAGCACTTTCATTCCATGCGAAAGCTCTGAACAAACAATGAAATAAGATAAGAATCTTTATTGTCACTGCATAGTCGGCAAAATGACATTTAGCAGCCTGTCAGCAGTACAGCGTATGCAATATGCATGAACACACGCACACTTGTCATATCAGCAACTTTATAGAATCTCACCTGTTGCTTTCTCAGGCCATCCACGAGGGAATGAACTGCAAGCAATACCAGGACGACCTTTCTGCCCGCGCCATCAATGACTCCGCTGCCCGCAGGACGCGCGACCTCCTAAGGGTAACCGCCATCACAGACCTACCGCCACAACCACGTGACCCAGATGCACCAAAAGAATCACCACAGCAGGTTTTGTCCCACGCAGACCCTGGTCCAATCCGGCGAGGCCATGCACTGCCCGCAGTGTGGCATAATTGTGCAGAAGAAGGAGGGCTGTGATTGGGTGCGATGTACCGTCTGTCACACTGAAATCTGCTGGGTCACCAGGGGCCCACGCTGGGGGCCTCGGGTAAGGGCCTCGCTTTCTTCTCAGGGTATTACACCCATgtctgttttcatatttttgaaTAAAGGTGTATGTGTTGTCAAATGCATCGAAAGTATTGATTCTATCATGTACAAAACGGTCTCAGTACTCATTTTCCACAGTATCAATTCTGTAGCCTGCACTTCCGGTTCGGTCTGACTACTGAGGTTAACATACTACCAATGCTCACGCCCGGAGAGTTGTTAAAGCTTGAGGTGTTAACTTAAGATGACTAGTTCAGAACTGTCAGCGCTTTCACTACTGTGCTTTTTCAATAACGAGTGCAGCCAGAATGGCCTCTGAAAATATTTCGGCTTTGTGCCAAATGAGTGTGCAAGTTGTGCACAATACTGATGTATTACTGACAAGAGGGGCAAACATGAATTATATACACCAGTGTTTCCCTACCTGGTCCTGGGGGACCCCCCCCAGCTAATCCACATTTGgtggagagcaaaaatgtggattggctGGGGATctctgaggaccaggttgggaaacactgatctaaacaTATAAATGGCCGATACACAATCCAATGTAAAGAGTTTCCAGAGATAGGATTCTTATTTctaaaataatgaaatattaattGGCCTGTGACGGTTGGAGTTGAGATATGACGTGCATTTTTTCTACTGGGTAAAGTACTTTTTGTAGTCCATTAAACATTTCCGCAGTAAGACAATGGTCTGCAAGGCATGTAATGTACATCTGTTACATTATGCATGGTAATGATacaataaaatatgagatttttaATAGTTTATTTACATCTCTAAACATGAATACATATTAATTGTGGGTCAACCCTCATAttaattatgtattaattacatattattaattaaaatggcgacaatgcaatgcaaatatttttttagATATAGCAGTAAAGATTTTACTGcgaatttaattatttaaattgaGTTGCACAATACACAGTGTTGAATCCCAAAAATGGTATTGAATTTCAAAACGTTTCTTGGTATACTATCGAAATTTGAAATTTTGCCACCCTGACAGCACTAATTCCTACATATACAGCCTGACTTGCTCATATTCTCCTCGGTCCTAATGCCCCTCTGTTTTCAGGGGCCTGGCGACACCAGCGGAGGCTGCCGCTGTAACGTCAACAAGCAGCGCTGCCACCCCAATTGCCAGAACTGCCACTGAGAGGgcaagacagatagacagacaggctgACAGGCCACCCAGAAACAAGGGCGGGAAGAACCTATCTACAATGAGCCACAGTCATTGGCTAAGTCTGCCTGTCAATCAGACCCTGAGAATTTTCACACCTGGACAAAGCTAACAAACTCATGCAACAACCTCTTCAGAGTAAAAGCACCTATTTAGAAAAAGCCATGTTTTGGTCGAGGTAATATTAAGTACTTCAACTACTTATGCTCAGGTCTAATGTGCGTAGCTATAAACAGTTACAGAACAACCAGGTTGTCTTCACACTTTCTTCCATTAGCCACATTTACACTGTGTTCTCCTTAACTGAACTGCCCAGGTACCCACCGATATGCTAATTGGTGCTAAGTGGGCTTTTCTCAGCTTGTAAGAAATCTACAACTGTCTTTATGGACTGTCCACACTTCCATTGTGCCTTATTGACCCACGTGTAGCACTAAGCAATTACCCCACTCATGTAAATGTGGACAAACCATGCAAGACATTGTGCTGTTTAAACTGACAAGGAGTGAGGagttaataaataaattttgtGTTTTGAAAAATATGTGGTGCATGCATGTATCAGTGTTACTTTGGAATTCATGTCTGCGGTCCTGCAGGTTAAGCACCTTCAAGGGACGATTTTTTCTCCCATGCACAGATACATGTCACCTCAGTGGCCGGGGAGTAGCGCCCAGTATTGCGCCCCAGGCATTGTAGTGTGACCTGGTCCCCCTACCACCCTTGCAAGCTAACTTACTTTACTGCAACATATTTACTCTTTGGCACTTAAGATTCATTGGTTTTCTAAAAGGAACTTGTCAGTGGTTGCCTTGTGGCAAGCCAAATTATACATAGTGTACATAGTATATTTACTTGCATTTGCATTTTCACTAATAAGAAAATTCTTACTAGTAAAAAGAACAAAGTTATGACGAGTAAGCCTTATACTAATAAAAGACAATTTGGCTTGCCATTGTGGCCTGTTCTTTTCTAACATTAGGTGCTTTCATACCATCAGAACTTTTCTGGAACCAGGAACTTTTGTCTGTTCACACTGCAGTAACTCGGCCCGATTGTCTTTCCTCAGAGGCAGTTTCCAGGGTTGCTAACTCTCATGCATCTGAATTGAAAATCTCTCACCAGCTGGCCAACCAAAACTGACAACCCTAAGTTCCCGAACCCTTTTTCAGTATCTACTGCAAACTAGGTTCTTTCCGTTTGAACACGAATTACTGGGGAGGTGCTTACATCGATAGCTTGTTGATAGGTTAACCACAAGCACTGGCACtaatggaagttatgcagaagtgcagaaagAGAGAAATGGGCCTaggagagcaaaaaaaaaaaatgggcagatggaattatttttgcatcccaattacatttaatgcatcaatTAATGCATTTTTGCTTGCGTCTCCATATTTATGCATCGGAAAATTCCATCATTAACCAAGTTTGTCTCCATTGCCGGGGATGAAACCTGCCAGCACTTATTAGCGGGATAACTTTgcattgtttattattttgtggaaaacaaaagatcgatctgctgaccatatttaataaaaaaaatatgaacaTGTTGTGGGTCATATAAGTAAAATATAGTAATATAAGTGTAAAGGCAAGGCTGTGTCCCGCTTTGATCGCGATCCATCccccaataactaataacaaaactTATTTATCATTCATTGTTTTGGCCTGGCGGTGTAGTTTCGCATGAAATTAAGTGTGGTGTTTGACCTACGATGTTTTTGCGTCTTccatgcttatttagcataaaggtcccGCTTCGGGATGTGTGAGACAGCACTGGGACTCGTAAACAAGGACCAGGTACTGGAACTTGGGTGTGAAAGCGCCTTTTATCTCTCTAGCTCTCTGTTCCCCTTGCACTTCTGAAACCCCGATCTTAGTTTTGGTTTCATTTTGTATTCGGCATTGGCAAAAGGCACTGACTGCTCATGTGTTATTTACACGATAGATCTGAGCACAGAGTGGGACAACAGGGCATAGGCATGCGGGCAGGAATCAGGTAGATAAGCAGAATTTATCATGTAGTTCAGAGGCTttcggagcccccccccccccccccacatccaggCAGGGCACAGGTTAGTCAAGGCGACCATTACCCACGGTCCGACGCCCCTCCTCACTGGGTCTGTTGATTACTCACAACCAAaggcataac from Brienomyrus brachyistius isolate T26 chromosome 1, BBRACH_0.4, whole genome shotgun sequence includes:
- the shrprbck1r gene encoding ranBP-type and C3HC4-type zinc finger-containing protein 1 isoform X1 → MALSSGGWAPTPPPAPSPSLSGFGSSRAGCSTVLMSVRVSVCHSGIRPLCLPGAGDESLRLQLSMMPGRAGEFRLALRDASDTGTGRSVSIAEFDLRSVKYEVKSPRCHELCLATPPHDRISFNFRCEKEAQEWATVVMSSLREAHRVAVSQPAEEQQLQLEPLEPKTPMSLPRTEDLCLELSQAIEAGDTQGAVQCASTLAHQQVVLKIQLSEKSYTDAEINLAVVVEDASSSCCVTVKVSPQMTIASLKQQVFLDYGFHPRVQRWVMGQCLCTDPRSLASYGVRRDGDTAFLYLLSARQARLTRQLCQQDQESALLASAPPGNGPVSQDWRPYSTLPSRLSHGSTGSTASGVEKLGIGEIRELINLEMPQLNEALGSGVQQGWPCPSCTFINKPTRPGCEICSADRPDGYTVPGGYQPDPLELRRMEKEKEAVRQYQQAREAERRENFARLVMMDGQDLVPNPDSVECRICYLELQPGEGVLLRECLHCFCKDCLRSVILMCEDPEVACPYRDDAYACDSVLQEREIRALVTGEEYERWLQRGLSVAESRCKSSYHCASPDCSGWCEYEDTVNSFHCPVCKRQNCLLCKAIHEGMNCKQYQDDLSARAINDSAARRTRDLLRTLVQSGEAMHCPQCGIIVQKKEGCDWVRCTVCHTEICWVTRGPRWGPRGPGDTSGGCRCNVNKQRCHPNCQNCH
- the shrprbck1r gene encoding ranBP-type and C3HC4-type zinc finger-containing protein 1 isoform X4 encodes the protein MSSLREAHRVAVSQPAEEQQLQLEPLEPKTPMSLPRTEDLCLELSQAIEAGDTQGAVQCASTLAHQQVVLKIQLSEKSYTDAEINLAVVVEDASSSCCVTVKVSPQMTIASLKQQVFLDYGFHPRVQRWVMGQCLCTDPRSLASYGVRRDGDTAFLYLLSARQARLTRQLCQQDQESALLASAPPGNGPVSQDWRPYSTLPSRLSHGSTGSTASGVEKLGIGEIRELINLEMPQLNEALGSGVQQGWPCPSCTFINKPTRPGCEICSADRPDGYTVPGGYQPDPLELRRMEKEKEAVRQYQQAREAERRENFARLVMMDGQDLVPNPDSVECRICYLELQPGEGVLLRECLHCFCKDCLRSVILMCEDPEVACPYRDDAYACDSVLQEREIRALVTGEEYERWLQRGLSVAESRCKSSYHCASPDCSGWCEYEDTVNSFHCPVCKRQNCLLCKAIHEGMNCKQYQDDLSARAINDSAARRTRDLLRTLVQSGEAMHCPQCGIIVQKKEGCDWVRCTVCHTEICWVTRGPRWGPRGPGDTSGGCRCNVNKQRCHPNCQNCH
- the shrprbck1r gene encoding ranBP-type and C3HC4-type zinc finger-containing protein 1 isoform X3 yields the protein MKLSIAEFDLRSVKYEVKSPRCHELCLATPPHDRISFNFRCEKEAQEWATVVMSSLREAHRVAVSQPAEEQQLQLEPLEPKTPMSLPRTEDLCLELSQAIEAGDTQGAVQCASTLAHQQVVLKIQLSEKSYTDAEINLAVVVEDASSSCCVTVKVSPQMTIASLKQQVFLDYGFHPRVQRWVMGQCLCTDPRSLASYGVRRDGDTAFLYLLSARQARLTRQLCQQDQESALLASAPPGNGPVSQDWRPYSTLPSRLSHGSTGSTASGVEKLGIGEIRELINLEMPQLNEALGSGVQQGWPCPSCTFINKPTRPGCEICSADRPDGYTVPGGYQPDPLELRRMEKEKEAVRQYQQAREAERRENFARLVMMDGQDLVPNPDSVECRICYLELQPGEGVLLRECLHCFCKDCLRSVILMCEDPEVACPYRDDAYACDSVLQEREIRALVTGEEYERWLQRGLSVAESRCKSSYHCASPDCSGWCEYEDTVNSFHCPVCKRQNCLLCKAIHEGMNCKQYQDDLSARAINDSAARRTRDLLRTLVQSGEAMHCPQCGIIVQKKEGCDWVRCTVCHTEICWVTRGPRWGPRGPGDTSGGCRCNVNKQRCHPNCQNCH
- the shrprbck1r gene encoding ranBP-type and C3HC4-type zinc finger-containing protein 1 isoform X2; this encodes MSPAWVLTVVEHGWSIAEFDLRSVKYEVKSPRCHELCLATPPHDRISFNFRCEKEAQEWATVVMSSLREAHRVAVSQPAEEQQLQLEPLEPKTPMSLPRTEDLCLELSQAIEAGDTQGAVQCASTLAHQQVVLKIQLSEKSYTDAEINLAVVVEDASSSCCVTVKVSPQMTIASLKQQVFLDYGFHPRVQRWVMGQCLCTDPRSLASYGVRRDGDTAFLYLLSARQARLTRQLCQQDQESALLASAPPGNGPVSQDWRPYSTLPSRLSHGSTGSTASGVEKLGIGEIRELINLEMPQLNEALGSGVQQGWPCPSCTFINKPTRPGCEICSADRPDGYTVPGGYQPDPLELRRMEKEKEAVRQYQQAREAERRENFARLVMMDGQDLVPNPDSVECRICYLELQPGEGVLLRECLHCFCKDCLRSVILMCEDPEVACPYRDDAYACDSVLQEREIRALVTGEEYERWLQRGLSVAESRCKSSYHCASPDCSGWCEYEDTVNSFHCPVCKRQNCLLCKAIHEGMNCKQYQDDLSARAINDSAARRTRDLLRTLVQSGEAMHCPQCGIIVQKKEGCDWVRCTVCHTEICWVTRGPRWGPRGPGDTSGGCRCNVNKQRCHPNCQNCH